A genome region from Anolis carolinensis isolate JA03-04 chromosome 6, rAnoCar3.1.pri, whole genome shotgun sequence includes the following:
- the cldn7 gene encoding claudin-7, which produces MANSGLQLLGFALALLGWIATLVATIMPQWQMSSYAGDNIITAQAIYKGLWMNCVWQSTGQIACKVYDSVLTLDTAMQATRALMVVSLVLGVLAMAIAIMGMKCTRCGGDDKTRKARIAMGGGIVFLVSGLCCLVACSWIGNQTVQNFYNSLVPINSKYEFGAANFIGWAGSCLLLLGGGLLSCSCPSKEGYSGRSYPQGKPISKPGSSSREYV; this is translated from the exons ATGGCCAACTCGGGCTTGCAGCTGCTGGGCTTCGCCTTGGCCCTCCTGGGCTGGATCGCCACCTTGGTGGCCACCATCATGCCCCAGTGGCAGATGTCCTCCTACGCCGGGGACAACATCATCACGGCCCAGGCCATCTACAAGGGCCTCTGGATGAACTGCGTCTGGCAGAGCACCGGGCAGATCGCCTGCAAGGTCTACGACTCCGTCCTGACCCTCGACA ctGCCATGCAAGCCACCCGGGCCCTGATGGTGGTCTCGCTGGTCCTGGGGGTCCTGGCCATGGCCATTGCCATCATGGGCATGAAGTGCACCCGCTGCGGAGGAGACGACAAGACCAGGAAGGCCCGCATCGCCATGGGTGGAGGCATTGTCTTCCTCGTCTCCG GTTTGTGCTGCCTCGTCGCTTGCTCCTGGATCGGAAACCAGACTGTGCAGAACTTCTACAATAGCTTGGTGCCCATCAATTCAAA GTACGAATTTGGGGCGGCCAATTTCATTGGCTGGGCGGGGTCGTGCCTGCTGCTCCTGGGCGGGGGGCTCCTCTCCTGCTCCTGCCCCTCCAAAGAAGGCTACAGCGGGCGCTCCTACCCGCAAGGCAAGCCCATCTCCAAGcccggcagcagcagcagggaaTACGTCTGA